A region from the Actinoplanes sp. OR16 genome encodes:
- a CDS encoding SnoaL-like polyketide cyclase, which yields MSETPLWLQGRSAVVEAADPSEFRHGIPDYHLSHIVMPGQRTTDHAPGSLEAIVESIVQVFEMEVSHKKDPATWVSMVTSHFRTNINGGPWASAQDIADQGSYNVLVGDSPFYKPESFDGQHDVFHGAFPNGFYWEVLEVLSPPPVVTFKWRHWGAFDGSYHGHEPNGKTIEMFGLSVAKVDDDLKLLQVEHYYDPNQFLSTLTGGCPVAHS from the coding sequence TTGTCTGAAACGCCGCTGTGGTTGCAGGGCCGTTCCGCTGTGGTGGAGGCCGCCGACCCGTCCGAGTTCCGGCACGGGATCCCCGACTACCACCTCTCGCACATCGTGATGCCCGGCCAGCGGACCACCGACCACGCGCCCGGCTCGCTCGAGGCGATCGTCGAGTCGATCGTGCAGGTCTTCGAGATGGAGGTCTCGCACAAGAAGGACCCGGCCACCTGGGTGTCGATGGTGACCTCGCACTTCCGCACCAACATCAACGGCGGCCCGTGGGCGTCCGCGCAGGACATCGCCGACCAGGGCTCCTACAACGTGCTGGTCGGTGACTCGCCGTTCTACAAGCCCGAGTCGTTCGACGGCCAGCACGACGTCTTCCACGGCGCGTTCCCGAACGGGTTCTACTGGGAGGTCCTCGAAGTCCTCAGCCCGCCGCCGGTCGTCACGTTCAAGTGGCGGCACTGGGGCGCGTTCGACGGTTCCTACCACGGCCACGAGCCGAACGGGAAGACGATCGAGATGTTCGGGCTCAGCGTCGCGAAGGTCGACGACGATCTGAAGCTGCTGCAGGTCGAGCACTACTACGACCCGAACCAGTTCCTCAGCACACTGACCGGTGGCTGCCCGGTCGCGCACTCCTAG